The genomic region CAGGACGATGTGGTGACGCGTGCAGGCGTCCTTGTCGAGCTCGGCGAGGAGCGCGTCCTTGCGCGGTGCGAGCGCGCTGGCGGGGCAGAGCCGGACGCAGACGCCGCAGCCGTTGCAGACGTCCTCGTCGAGAAGCGGGTCACCCGGCAGCGCGACGTCGGTGAAGACGGAGGCGAGCCGGAGGCGCGGGCCGTACTCCGGCGTGACGAGGTTGTGCGAGACGCCGAGCGTGCCGAGCCCCGCGTACTTCCCGGCCATCACGTGGCTGAACGCGCCGAACCGCTCCTTCAGCAGCGCCTCAAGGCTGCCGTAGCCATCGCGCGCGAGGTTCACCGCGCCGTGGCCGCGGTCGAGCAGCCACACCGAGAGGCGGTAGGCGAGATCGTCGAGCAGCCGGTTCACCGTGTCGTAGAGCTCCTGGTGGTGAATCGACGGTGTCGAGTCCACGAGCGGCAGGAGCATCGGCGCGCCGAACGTCACGACAGTGCGGGCGCGCGGCCAGATCGCGTCGGGACGGTAGGGCGGAGGGACCTCGCCGGCGTCGGCCCAGCGCGTCACGGGGGCGAAGCCGATCACGCTCGCGCCGTGAGCGCGAGCGTAGGCCGAGAGCTCCGCCTTCAGCGCGGCGGCGGGGTCGGGTCGCGGTCGGCGACGGCGAACGGTCGGGCGGGACGCCGCGGCGCGGCGCCCGGTGCCAGGGCGAGCAGTGGAGGGCATGTTCGAGAAACATCCTGCATGACGGACGAACGTCCGTCAATACAGATGGTCGTTTGGAATTAAAGGTCGCGGTCTGGCGGGCTATTGAGGACGGGTGTGACGGCTGTCCGGTAAGCCGGCATGGTGTCCGCGAAAGCAGATCATCTGCCGGAGGCCGCGCATTCCAGTCCCGTGGCTTGACGGACGTCCGTTATAACGGATATGCATCCGATGGTCGCGGGACGTGCATGTCCCTGGGGCTGGAGGTGGGCGCCTCCCCTTGCACCGAGTGACCGGCGCCCGGGGCTTTCTGGACGGCGAGAGGCGAGCGATGCGGATCGGGATCGTTGGCGGACTACAGCGCGCAGAGCGCCACCTCGCTCGGGCCGCCGCCGCGCGCGGGCACGAGCTCGAGTTCCACGACGGGCTCGTCCACGGCCGCCGCCGGGCGGCGCTGGCATCCCTCGTCGATCGTTGCGACGCGGTGGTGGTCGTCACGGACGTGAACAGTCACGCCGCCGTCGGGCTCGCGCGGCGCTGGCTTCGCGCGCGCGGACGCGCCCCCGCGCTGCTCGCCCGCCGCTGCGGCCCGGATCGGCTCCTCTCGCTGCTCGCGTCCCTCGACTCGCGAGAGCGGATGGCGAGCGCGCCTTGAAGATCCTCCTCGTCGACGACGCGGGCATGCTCGCGGCGGCCGTGAGCGCGCTGCGGATGGCGGTTGAAAGGCGCCGAGCCACCGGGGACCGCTCCTGGGCCGGCGCGCGAGCTCCGCAGTAGCTGGCGTGCTGGCGACGTCATCCCAGGAGCGCGGCCCGCATCGAGAGCGAGCCCCAGTCGAACCCCTCGATGGGGAAGCGCACCGCGTCGGTCTCCGCGCTCGCCCCGGCGACGTAGAGCAGGGGCAGGAAGTGGTCGGGGGTCGGCGCCGACATCCGCCCCTCGTCCGTGTCGAGGAGGCGGACGAGGGCGTCGCCGTCGAGGCGCGACAGCGCGGAGGCGATCTCCTCGTCGAACGTGCGGGCCCACTCCGGCGTGGCCGTCTCGCCTCGAGCGTGCGCCGTGAACGCGTGCCGCAGGTTGTGGACGATGTTCCCGCTGCCGAGCACGAGCACGCCCTCGTCGCGAAGCGGCGCGAGCGCGCGGCCGAGGGCGAGATGCTCCGCCGGTTCGAGGCGCGCGTCGATGCTGAGCTGGACCACCGGGACGTCGGCCGCCGGCCGGAGATGCACGAGCACGCTCCACGTGCCGTGGTCGAGCCCCCAGCCCGTGGTGAGCGAGGCTCCGCGCCCGGCGAGGAGGGCCGCCGCGCGCCTCGCGAGCGCGACGTCGCCGGGAGCCGGATACTGGACCTGGTACAACGGCTCCGGGAAGCCGCCGAAGTCGTGGATCGTCTCGGGCCGCTCGCCGGCGGTCGTGAAGGTGCCCTCGACGTACCAGTGGGCGGACACCGCGAGGATGGCCTTCGGCCGCGGCAGCTCCTTCGCGAGCGCGCGGAAGCGCCGGCTCCAGACGTTGTCCTCGATCGCGTTCATCGGCGAGCCGTGTCCGATGAACAGGACGGGCATGCGCGCCGGTTCCCCGGGCCTGGTCGAGCGATCCGACATGTTCGTCCTCCTGCTACGCGAAGGTGGTGCCGCGGCCGATCCGCTGCTACTGGGCCAGGCCGATCTGCTTCATGAACTCCCCGTTGTCCCAGAACAGGTACTCCTCGAACATGATCCCATCCTTGTTCCAGTGGCCGATGGTCGCCATCGGGATGCGGTAGGCCTTGCCCGTAGGCGGGATGGTCTTCCCGTCGGCGAGGACCATCGGCTTCGTGAAGGTCCCCTCGAGCCAGCCGGTGACGGCCGTCCACTCGCCGTCCTGGGTGCCGAAGCGCACCGGGTGCTCCTTGATCCGGTTGTCCGGGGCGAAGGTCCACATGTACTTCAGGTCCTCGATGTGCTTCTCGATGCCCTTGGTCGTGTGACCGTCGGGCCAGTGCACGACCACGTCCTTGGTGTGGCTCCTGTGCAGGTCCTGCCACTGCTGGCCGGTGTAGACGCGGAAGTCGAGGTCGTCGAAGTTCGCGAGGTTCTTCGCGAGCACGGCGGGGACTCCCTTCGGCTTCGGGGTGGGCTCCCCGACGTTGGTGCCGGGCCACTTGTTCTCCGCGGCGCGCGCGGGCGCCGCTGCGAGGAGCGCGCCGAGGAGGGCCGCGCCGGTGACGAGCGTGAGGCGGTTCAGCTGGTTCATGACTTCCTTCCTTTCCTTGTGTGGGATGCTGCCAGGGCGGCCGACGAGGTCGGCCGTGGTCTCGAGGCTTCGGCGGCGGCGGCGAGGTCGGGCGCGAGCCCGGCGATGCGGTCGCAGCCGAGGGCCTCCTGGACGGCGGGGAACAGGGTCGCTTCCTCGAAGCGCGCGTGCTCCACGAGCTTCCTCTCCATGGCTGCGAGCGCCTCTGCCCGCGCGGCGCCGCGCGCCTCCCGGAGCTCGCGAGCGAGGCGCCGGAGCGCCACGTGGTCGCTGAGCGTGAACACGATGGCGGCGTCGGCTTCCGAGAGTCGCCCGGCGAGCTCGGGGAGGAGGACCTCCTCCTCGGCGCGGCAGTGTGGGAGCACCTCGAGGTCCCAGAGCGCCAGCAGCCTCGAGGTGCGGTCCTCCTGCCCGGCGCTCGCCCAGCCCGCGACCTCCGCGAGCCAGCGCGCGTGCTCGGCCGAGAGGCGCCGGAGCGGGGGGCAGAGGGTCATCGGCGGCTCCGCTACCCCACCTGCGCGGCGGCCTGCCGGATGGCCTGCAGCTCGATCTCGACGTCGACGCGGTCCGCGACGAGCACGCCGCCCGTCTCGAGCGCCTGGTTCCAGGTGAGGCCGAAGTCCTTGCGGTTGAGCGAGGCGGTCGCAGTGAAGCCGACGCGCTGGTTGCCCCACGGGTCCTTGCCCTGGCCCCCGTACTCGACCTCGAGCGGGACCTCGCGGGTGACGTCGCGGATGGTCAGGTCGCCGATGACGCGCAGGCGCTCGGGCGAGATGGCCTCGACGCGGCGGCTCTTGTAGCGCAGCGCCGGGTACTTCTGGGCGTCGAGGAAGTCGGGAGAGCGGAGGTGGTTGTCGCGGTCGGCGACTCCGGTGTCGATGCTCGCCGCCTCGATGTCGACCTCGACCGACGAGCGGGCGAGGTCCGCCGTGTCGAGCGCCAGCTTCGCGTTCCACTTCGCGAAGTGCCCCCGCACCTTCGAGATCACCATGTGCCGCACGGTGAGGTTCACCGAGGAGTGCGCGCCATCCACCTGCCAGCTCTCGTTCGCCATGTTCGTTCTCCAGTGTGGGTTCGTCCTGGCGATGGGGATTGCATCGCGGAGGCCAGGTGGCAGCGCCGGGTAACCTCGCGAAATCACGGCAGACCGCT from Anaeromyxobacter paludicola harbors:
- a CDS encoding YceI family protein, translating into MANESWQVDGAHSSVNLTVRHMVISKVRGHFAKWNAKLALDTADLARSSVEVDIEAASIDTGVADRDNHLRSPDFLDAQKYPALRYKSRRVEAISPERLRVIGDLTIRDVTREVPLEVEYGGQGKDPWGNQRVGFTATASLNRKDFGLTWNQALETGGVLVADRVDVEIELQAIRQAAAQVG
- a CDS encoding ester cyclase; this encodes MNQLNRLTLVTGAALLGALLAAAPARAAENKWPGTNVGEPTPKPKGVPAVLAKNLANFDDLDFRVYTGQQWQDLHRSHTKDVVVHWPDGHTTKGIEKHIEDLKYMWTFAPDNRIKEHPVRFGTQDGEWTAVTGWLEGTFTKPMVLADGKTIPPTGKAYRIPMATIGHWNKDGIMFEEYLFWDNGEFMKQIGLAQ
- a CDS encoding hemerythrin domain-containing protein, which gives rise to MTLCPPLRRLSAEHARWLAEVAGWASAGQEDRTSRLLALWDLEVLPHCRAEEEVLLPELAGRLSEADAAIVFTLSDHVALRRLARELREARGAARAEALAAMERKLVEHARFEEATLFPAVQEALGCDRIAGLAPDLAAAAEASRPRPTSSAALAASHTRKGRKS
- the ygiD gene encoding 4,5-DOPA-extradiol-dioxygenase, giving the protein MPVLFIGHGSPMNAIEDNVWSRRFRALAKELPRPKAILAVSAHWYVEGTFTTAGERPETIHDFGGFPEPLYQVQYPAPGDVALARRAAALLAGRGASLTTGWGLDHGTWSVLVHLRPAADVPVVQLSIDARLEPAEHLALGRALAPLRDEGVLVLGSGNIVHNLRHAFTAHARGETATPEWARTFDEEIASALSRLDGDALVRLLDTDEGRMSAPTPDHFLPLLYVAGASAETDAVRFPIEGFDWGSLSMRAALLG
- a CDS encoding DUF2325 domain-containing protein, which codes for MRIGIVGGLQRAERHLARAAAARGHELEFHDGLVHGRRRAALASLVDRCDAVVVVTDVNSHAAVGLARRWLRARGRAPALLARRCGPDRLLSLLASLDSRERMASAP
- a CDS encoding 4Fe-4S dicluster domain-containing protein, whose amino-acid sequence is MIGFAPVTRWADAGEVPPPYRPDAIWPRARTVVTFGAPMLLPLVDSTPSIHHQELYDTVNRLLDDLAYRLSVWLLDRGHGAVNLARDGYGSLEALLKERFGAFSHVMAGKYAGLGTLGVSHNLVTPEYGPRLRLASVFTDVALPGDPLLDEDVCNGCGVCVRLCPASALAPRKDALLAELDKDACTRHHIVLRDEKRWPCGVCIKVCPIGRDRAVFGGLKTKDYLGERAALAADPGDPRYAGLVHLRRHGSLGDCLS